The Fimbriimonas ginsengisoli Gsoil 348 genome window below encodes:
- a CDS encoding cyclic-di-AMP receptor, producing the protein MKLAVCIVHNRDKGRVTDELVKAGFKFTIIGSTGGFLREGNTTFLIGVEEPELPTLRKVVSDNSQSREQLVNVMPYEAAPPGAFIPNPVKVPVGGAVMFVLDVEQFHRF; encoded by the coding sequence ATGAAGCTCGCTGTCTGTATCGTGCACAACCGCGACAAGGGCCGCGTAACCGACGAACTGGTGAAGGCCGGCTTCAAGTTCACGATCATCGGCTCGACCGGCGGCTTCCTCCGCGAGGGGAACACTACCTTCCTGATCGGTGTTGAAGAGCCCGAACTCCCAACTTTACGGAAGGTCGTCTCCGACAACTCTCAGAGCCGCGAGCAGCTCGTCAACGTGATGCCGTACGAAGCCGCGCCTCCGGGTGCGTTCATCCCCAATCCGGTCAAGGTGCCGGTCGGCGGCGCCGTTATGTTCGTACTCGATGTCGAGCAGTTTCATCGGTTCTAA
- a CDS encoding AAA family ATPase, with product MSSSFIGSKSLTTSTQLEPLLGLTSAKRVVRELITGQSGVHSVLLYGAPGSGKNVLAELLAQAWLCQQPGPEGADGICRACGAFERNTNADFLRIEPQGPSRIIPVKAITESSADAEANIPVISFFRTLPLLSRHKVVMIESADRMNNAASNALLKTLEEPYPHAKLILTTDTVGAILPTILSRCLAVACESPAEELLRNAFPDATEEELRMSEGTPGRLRHVIAHRAAYGRLTAFARGLVFRNPGEALVAAEELRLASDALEKSLGCGARAAQAESLEMLAIYLAREPQAPPEWTQYVTEAHRRIVQNGSASIVFDALMAKLFARN from the coding sequence ATGTCGAGCAGTTTCATCGGTTCTAAGTCGTTGACCACCTCTACTCAGCTCGAACCGCTCTTGGGACTTACCTCCGCCAAGCGGGTCGTTCGAGAGCTAATCACCGGACAATCCGGCGTGCACTCCGTCCTCCTGTACGGCGCGCCCGGCTCGGGCAAGAACGTATTGGCCGAGTTACTGGCTCAGGCCTGGCTCTGTCAGCAGCCCGGCCCGGAAGGGGCGGACGGCATTTGCCGCGCCTGCGGCGCTTTCGAGCGGAACACGAACGCCGACTTCCTCAGAATCGAGCCGCAAGGGCCGAGCCGGATCATCCCGGTCAAAGCGATCACGGAGAGCTCCGCCGACGCCGAGGCGAATATCCCGGTCATCTCGTTCTTCCGCACGCTGCCGTTACTTTCACGCCACAAGGTGGTGATGATCGAATCGGCCGACCGGATGAACAACGCGGCAAGCAACGCGCTGCTTAAAACGCTGGAAGAGCCTTACCCTCACGCGAAGCTGATCCTGACCACGGATACGGTCGGGGCGATCCTGCCGACGATCCTTTCCCGCTGCTTGGCGGTCGCCTGTGAATCTCCCGCCGAGGAGCTTCTCCGCAACGCCTTCCCGGACGCCACCGAAGAAGAGCTGCGGATGTCCGAAGGGACACCTGGCCGGCTCCGGCACGTCATTGCCCATCGTGCCGCCTACGGCCGGCTGACCGCTTTCGCGCGAGGCCTCGTGTTCCGTAACCCCGGAGAGGCGCTCGTCGCGGCGGAAGAACTTCGCCTAGCGTCGGACGCGCTGGAAAAGTCGCTGGGATGCGGCGCGCGCGCCGCCCAGGCGGAATCGTTGGAGATGCTCGCCATCTATCTTGCCCGCGAACCTCAGGCGCCGCCCGAGTGGACGCAGTACGTCACCGAGGCCCACCGCCGGATCGTACAAAACGGCTCCGCATCCATCGTCTTCGATGCGCTGATGGCGAAGCTGTTCGCCCGAAATTAA
- a CDS encoding response regulator transcription factor, producing MDARLLVVDDDRFLLENVARLLQSQGYEVATASSGEEGLRAVERQIPDMAVLDVSLPDFDGITLCRRLRAIHRFPILMLTARSEAMDKVIGLEVGADDYLTKPFDPSELIARVRAHLRRAQEYASAPATSRKRIGGLEIDHDTREALIDGKPIELTKREFELLAHLAANAGRVLTRESLFERNWGFDIEFSSNSLDVHIYRLRKKIEPDPDHPTYIHTVRGYGYRLEAV from the coding sequence ATGGACGCCCGCCTCTTAGTCGTCGACGACGACCGGTTCCTCTTAGAGAACGTAGCCCGGCTTCTTCAGAGCCAGGGGTACGAGGTGGCCACCGCTTCTTCGGGCGAGGAGGGGCTGCGGGCCGTCGAGCGGCAAATTCCGGACATGGCGGTGCTAGACGTCTCTCTGCCGGATTTCGACGGGATAACGCTATGCCGCCGCCTGAGGGCGATTCATCGCTTTCCGATCCTCATGCTCACGGCTCGCAGCGAAGCGATGGATAAGGTTATCGGCCTCGAGGTGGGTGCGGACGACTACCTGACCAAACCGTTCGACCCGTCGGAGCTCATCGCCCGCGTGCGGGCTCACCTGCGGCGCGCTCAAGAATACGCGTCGGCGCCCGCCACCTCTCGCAAGCGGATCGGCGGATTGGAGATCGATCACGACACTCGGGAAGCGCTGATCGACGGGAAGCCGATCGAGCTCACGAAGCGGGAATTCGAGCTGCTGGCCCACCTCGCCGCCAACGCCGGTCGCGTGCTCACCCGAGAATCGCTCTTCGAGCGCAATTGGGGGTTCGATATCGAATTCAGCAGCAACAGCCTCGACGTCCACATCTACCGCCTCCGAAAAAAGATCGAACCCGACCCCGACCACCCGACCTACATCCACACCGTCCGCGGCTACGGCTACCGCCTAGAAGCCGTTTAG
- a CDS encoding DEAD/DEAH box helicase, whose translation MNEIQPMFGDPRISAQIAHMEEHAPRSAVYGEIRRAMHPLIQDKLKELELSRLFSHQAKAYDAAMEGRDVVVVTGTNSGKTMCYNLPALQMCLSEPAVRCLYLFPTKALAQDQLGKLEALIPGPQVRVGTYDGDTPQNQRSSIRKLSHIVLTNPDMLHVGIMPGHDYWAKFFKSLRLIVLDEMHVYRGVFGSNVGNVLRRLLRLCEWHKSRPQIIACSATIGNPTDLFDKLTGRKATLIDEDGSPSGKRTFVFWNPPELGEGRRLSANVATSEILASLTENGLRTLAFSRARVSAELVLRYTRKRVQEGGHVAPGSIESYRAGYTAKERRQIEQSLFRGDLLGLSATNAMELGVDVGGLDAVVMNGYPGTASSFWQQAGRAGRGARDGLAVFVAHDDPLEQFLVREPQTLLGARNESVGANPGNPQILSQHLLCAAHERPIAPSELTRFGTEALNVAEGLDRSGELEFRAGLFFYPSFEPPALRVNIRGAGGEQVRLIVDGQELGTMERSRAMTSAHEGAIYMHRGATFLVTSLDLENERAEVVPFEADYYTQTIVQSVLDPRVEVRSAQLPHANASLAGVTVTDMVVGFRKKSLDGDTVLGVEALDLPPMTYDTVCVRIDLPPLDENLDMSEQLGGIHGLEHALMAVAPLLAGCDRGDLGSAWYSMFPDTMRPAVFVFDKTPGGVGLCERLFESVTAWLRAAHQLLASCKCDAGCPGCLYSPRCEVSNEALSKPGSLALLGKLSQ comes from the coding sequence TTGAATGAGATCCAGCCGATGTTCGGCGATCCGCGCATCTCCGCGCAGATCGCCCACATGGAGGAGCACGCCCCCCGGAGCGCAGTGTACGGCGAGATTCGCCGGGCGATGCATCCGCTTATCCAAGATAAGCTCAAAGAGTTAGAGTTATCGCGACTCTTTTCGCATCAGGCAAAGGCGTATGACGCGGCGATGGAAGGCCGCGACGTTGTCGTCGTCACTGGAACGAATTCCGGCAAGACGATGTGCTACAACCTCCCCGCGCTTCAGATGTGCCTCTCCGAGCCGGCCGTCCGCTGCCTGTACCTCTTTCCTACCAAGGCGCTGGCGCAAGACCAACTCGGCAAATTAGAAGCGCTCATACCGGGACCCCAGGTAAGAGTTGGCACCTACGATGGCGATACCCCGCAGAATCAGCGATCTTCGATACGAAAACTTAGTCATATCGTGCTCACCAACCCGGACATGCTCCACGTTGGCATCATGCCTGGGCACGACTACTGGGCCAAGTTCTTCAAGTCGCTCCGCCTGATCGTGTTGGACGAGATGCACGTCTACCGGGGGGTGTTCGGCTCGAATGTGGGCAACGTCTTACGCCGCCTGCTGCGCCTTTGCGAGTGGCATAAGAGCCGGCCCCAGATCATCGCCTGCAGCGCGACGATCGGGAATCCTACCGACCTATTTGATAAACTTACCGGAAGGAAAGCTACTCTGATCGACGAAGACGGTTCCCCGAGCGGGAAGCGCACCTTTGTCTTTTGGAACCCGCCCGAGCTCGGTGAAGGGCGTCGGCTGAGCGCCAACGTCGCTACCTCGGAGATTCTAGCTTCGCTTACCGAGAACGGACTCCGTACCCTCGCCTTCAGCCGAGCCCGCGTCTCCGCCGAACTGGTGCTGCGATATACGAGGAAGCGGGTGCAAGAGGGGGGCCATGTCGCGCCGGGCTCCATCGAGAGCTACCGCGCCGGTTACACCGCGAAGGAACGGCGGCAAATCGAGCAGTCGCTGTTTCGAGGCGACCTCCTCGGGCTGAGCGCGACGAACGCGATGGAACTTGGCGTCGACGTGGGTGGCTTGGACGCGGTGGTGATGAACGGCTATCCCGGCACCGCATCCTCCTTTTGGCAGCAAGCCGGAAGGGCGGGCCGGGGGGCGCGCGACGGGTTGGCCGTCTTCGTGGCCCACGACGATCCCCTGGAGCAGTTTTTGGTCCGCGAGCCCCAGACGTTGCTGGGAGCTCGGAACGAAAGCGTCGGGGCGAATCCCGGCAATCCCCAAATCCTCTCTCAGCACCTCCTGTGCGCGGCGCACGAGAGGCCGATCGCGCCAAGCGAGCTCACCCGTTTTGGGACCGAGGCGCTTAATGTCGCCGAAGGGCTCGACCGAAGCGGCGAGTTGGAGTTCCGGGCCGGACTTTTCTTCTATCCGTCGTTCGAGCCACCCGCGCTTCGGGTCAATATCCGGGGAGCTGGGGGCGAGCAGGTGCGGCTGATCGTGGACGGCCAGGAGTTGGGAACGATGGAGCGTTCACGCGCGATGACCTCGGCCCACGAAGGCGCGATCTACATGCACCGGGGAGCCACGTTCCTCGTGACCTCGCTCGATCTAGAGAACGAGCGGGCGGAGGTCGTTCCGTTCGAAGCCGACTACTACACGCAAACCATCGTCCAGTCCGTGCTCGATCCTCGAGTCGAGGTGCGGAGCGCCCAGCTCCCCCATGCGAACGCCAGCCTTGCAGGGGTGACGGTGACAGACATGGTGGTGGGGTTCCGAAAGAAATCTTTAGACGGAGACACGGTTTTGGGTGTCGAAGCGCTCGACCTGCCGCCGATGACGTACGACACCGTCTGCGTGCGCATCGACTTGCCGCCTCTGGACGAGAACCTCGACATGTCCGAGCAACTTGGGGGGATTCACGGTCTGGAGCATGCGCTTATGGCGGTGGCTCCGCTGCTTGCCGGGTGCGACCGAGGAGATCTCGGGAGCGCTTGGTATTCGATGTTTCCAGATACGATGCGGCCGGCGGTGTTCGTCTTCGACAAAACCCCGGGAGGCGTCGGTCTCTGCGAGCGGCTTTTCGAGTCGGTAACGGCTTGGCTGCGGGCGGCCCACCAGCTCCTGGCGAGTTGCAAATGCGACGCCGGCTGTCCCGGCTGCCTCTATTCACCCCGTTGCGAGGTCTCGAACGAGGCGCTTAGCAAGCCAGGGTCGCTCGCCCTATTAGGGAAGCTTTCTCAATAA
- the tatC gene encoding twin-arginine translocase subunit TatC, translating into MAVLFKGTGKERRPPPEDPEEYRLTLVEHLEELRDRLIRSIFILGIAWFIGWQFEPFLYSFLSDRMNEAVRPVLPPGVEFKEVVHNAADAFMLKVKLSFFIGLVPAFPFVVLQLWGFIEPALKPAERKPVRRVAPYSLGLFAMGATFAWFILPSAMRWFASYLEEFKGVSLYQEAGTLAFFVLKMMLAFGIAFQLPLVVFILGAVGLLKADTLMQYWRQAATAIFVLSMIVTPSNDPATMLMMAIPLVILFVISVYAVKVTEKRKLRRQLADELSDDHFE; encoded by the coding sequence ATGGCAGTCCTCTTCAAAGGTACAGGCAAAGAAAGGCGGCCTCCTCCGGAAGACCCGGAGGAGTACCGACTTACGCTTGTAGAGCACCTGGAGGAGCTGAGGGACCGGCTCATCCGGTCAATCTTTATCCTTGGGATCGCTTGGTTCATCGGCTGGCAATTCGAGCCGTTTCTTTACTCATTCTTATCCGATCGGATGAATGAAGCGGTTCGGCCCGTTCTCCCTCCCGGCGTCGAGTTCAAGGAAGTTGTTCACAACGCGGCCGACGCGTTCATGTTGAAGGTGAAACTCTCCTTCTTCATCGGATTGGTCCCGGCGTTTCCATTTGTGGTGCTTCAGCTCTGGGGGTTCATAGAGCCGGCGCTCAAACCTGCCGAGAGGAAGCCGGTTAGGCGAGTTGCTCCTTATAGCCTCGGCCTGTTCGCGATGGGAGCCACCTTTGCATGGTTCATCTTGCCAAGCGCGATGAGGTGGTTCGCCAGCTACCTGGAGGAGTTTAAGGGGGTAAGTCTCTACCAAGAAGCGGGAACTCTCGCGTTCTTCGTGCTAAAGATGATGCTGGCGTTCGGCATCGCCTTTCAGCTTCCGCTTGTGGTCTTCATCCTGGGCGCGGTGGGGCTGCTAAAGGCCGATACGCTCATGCAATATTGGCGTCAGGCCGCCACAGCGATCTTCGTGCTCTCCATGATCGTTACGCCGAGCAACGATCCGGCGACGATGCTGATGATGGCGATTCCTCTAGTTATCCTCTTTGTGATCAGCGTCTATGCGGTGAAAGTTACGGAGAAGCGGAAGCTTCGCCGCCAGCTAGCGGACGAACTGTCCGACGATCACTTTGAATGA
- a CDS encoding GAF domain-containing sensor histidine kinase translates to MAALETHDDFAFRPLVAGDTESMLRAVLRASEEGMLLTDLEHQSLACNRRFGEIFGVPAEDVVKCGVGELRRRVLPIIADPAAWLASLEDVYNEPRKILHDDLVLKREERVVLRRYSAPVTDPGGQIVGRLWTFRDITEERRQLDVHRVLGEISSFQDPDPNVVCHRILEAVSEFFDGTTAILSIRQGDMMVFRGVVGPKSVLTRITGNRVRDSYCQYAIRDMKPFLVQDAKASGEFTRIRPARAGYTRYLGAPVLDETGSPIGTICLLDGRTNCTLGESDVQLMSLVAMRISSELIRDRFIRERLAEKDEELRRQQDDLVATHSVFEAMNAAFALLAEHPQTDDLLREQTRLLAGLLAYDGAAVLVRRRGSKQFQGYAGTSRPSAFTAESFPAGRDSGVLTDPSLPLLRRLRATHLAYCLRMEEEVGEILIALGRTGPPPQDERHRVHVEALADQVCLLLSTHVLQNELLRANAELGDAHNELLRKEKLSVAGTLAASTAHDIRNITASLALLTAPDACDPTVAIASVREQLARFNVLALRLLSYTKPRLLEPRPVELESVISGVLSLTSAQLRVGRVRAETRIAKGVPSVSGDPHQLEHLFVNLILNAVQAMDATGGGTLTISVVRVAESVRIRFADDGPGIPRDSLEGLFEPFRSTRANGFGLGLYSCRRIAEAHGGTISAARNPVRGSTFTVMLPIGGSWTPAS, encoded by the coding sequence ATGGCGGCGCTCGAAACTCACGACGATTTCGCGTTTCGTCCGCTTGTCGCGGGCGATACGGAATCGATGCTGCGCGCCGTCCTTCGCGCCTCCGAAGAGGGAATGCTCCTGACCGACCTCGAGCACCAGAGCCTTGCCTGCAATCGCCGGTTCGGAGAGATCTTCGGCGTGCCCGCCGAAGACGTCGTCAAGTGCGGCGTCGGGGAGCTTCGCCGCCGGGTGCTTCCGATCATCGCCGACCCGGCGGCCTGGCTCGCTTCGCTCGAGGACGTTTACAACGAACCGCGGAAGATTCTCCACGACGATCTCGTTTTGAAACGTGAGGAGCGAGTTGTCCTTCGCCGCTACTCCGCTCCGGTGACCGACCCGGGCGGGCAGATCGTCGGCCGCCTCTGGACGTTCCGCGACATCACCGAAGAACGACGGCAGCTCGATGTCCACCGGGTCCTCGGTGAGATCAGCTCGTTCCAAGACCCGGATCCGAACGTGGTGTGCCATCGGATTTTGGAAGCGGTGTCGGAGTTCTTCGACGGCACCACCGCCATCCTCTCCATTCGGCAGGGGGACATGATGGTGTTCCGCGGCGTCGTCGGTCCCAAGTCGGTGCTGACTCGCATTACCGGCAACCGGGTTCGTGATTCTTATTGCCAATACGCGATCCGCGACATGAAACCGTTCCTCGTCCAAGATGCCAAGGCGAGCGGGGAATTTACGCGCATTCGGCCCGCGCGCGCCGGTTACACCCGCTATCTGGGCGCGCCGGTGCTGGACGAAACGGGGTCGCCGATCGGCACGATCTGCCTTCTCGACGGGCGAACGAACTGCACGCTCGGCGAAAGCGACGTGCAGCTCATGTCGCTGGTCGCGATGCGAATTTCCTCGGAGCTGATCCGCGACCGGTTCATTCGAGAGCGGTTGGCCGAGAAAGACGAGGAATTGCGCCGACAACAGGACGACCTTGTCGCCACCCACAGCGTGTTCGAGGCGATGAACGCCGCGTTCGCCCTGCTCGCGGAGCACCCACAAACGGACGACCTTTTGCGGGAGCAAACCCGGCTCTTGGCCGGTTTGCTTGCCTACGACGGCGCGGCGGTCCTCGTCCGTCGGCGAGGCTCCAAACAATTTCAAGGGTATGCGGGAACGTCACGCCCTTCCGCGTTTACCGCGGAGAGCTTTCCGGCCGGGCGCGATTCGGGGGTGCTCACGGACCCATCGCTGCCTCTGCTGCGGCGTCTTCGCGCCACCCACTTGGCGTATTGCCTTAGGATGGAAGAGGAGGTCGGCGAGATCCTCATCGCGTTGGGCCGAACCGGGCCGCCTCCGCAAGACGAGCGCCACCGGGTCCACGTAGAGGCGCTCGCCGACCAAGTCTGTCTGCTGCTCTCGACTCACGTGCTCCAGAACGAGCTGCTTCGGGCCAACGCCGAGCTGGGGGACGCTCACAACGAGCTGTTGCGGAAGGAGAAACTCTCCGTGGCCGGCACCCTCGCCGCCAGTACCGCGCACGACATCCGGAACATCACGGCTTCGCTCGCCCTCCTGACCGCGCCCGACGCCTGCGATCCGACCGTCGCCATCGCCTCGGTGCGCGAACAGCTCGCCCGCTTCAATGTGCTCGCCCTGCGACTTCTTTCCTACACCAAGCCGCGCCTGCTGGAGCCGCGGCCGGTCGAGTTGGAGAGCGTGATCAGTGGCGTCCTATCCCTCACCTCGGCTCAGCTCCGGGTGGGGCGCGTCCGGGCCGAGACCCGAATTGCGAAGGGGGTCCCCAGCGTTTCCGGCGATCCGCACCAACTTGAACATCTCTTCGTCAACCTGATCCTCAACGCCGTCCAGGCGATGGATGCGACCGGAGGAGGAACGCTAACGATCAGCGTGGTTCGAGTGGCGGAAAGCGTAAGAATTCGATTCGCCGACGACGGCCCCGGCATCCCCCGCGACTCGCTCGAAGGTCTATTCGAGCCGTTCCGGTCTACCCGCGCGAACGGGTTTGGCCTCGGTCTCTATAGCTGCCGCCGGATCGCCGAAGCCCACGGCGGGACGATTTCCGCCGCCCGCAACCCCGTCCGAGGTAGTACCTTTACGGTGATGTTGCCGATCGGAGGTTCATGGACGCCCGCCTCTTAG
- a CDS encoding exo-beta-N-acetylmuramidase NamZ family protein — MPTATGLDVLAREGFSRLRGRRLGVLCNQASIDRDYRHLIDLLLPLHRAGELSIVAVFGPQHGLFGHTQDNMIEWEGDTDPRTGLTIHSLYGERRKPTKEMLEGIDLFVVDIPDIGSRYYTFAWTMANCIEASAAVGIPVLVLDRPNPIGGLQVEGLMLRSGFESFVGLYPVPTRHGMTAGEVATFVQRRLRPEPTLEVVKATGWTRSDYLEDADLPWAMPSPNMPTVDTAVVYPGGCLLEGTNLSEGRGTTRPFEIVGAPFLKGWPLAESLNRLALGGVHFRPVQFQPTFNKHAGRECEGVFVHVTDRRSFEPVITYIALLQEIVRQTGMHRLPVHTETAKSFVAASPECDLPGFAWKLPPYEYEFDRMPIDILAGDTWVREAIEGLSPLSEIRSRCLHECAEFAPERNSCLLY; from the coding sequence ATGCCGACCGCGACCGGTCTCGACGTATTAGCCCGAGAGGGTTTCTCTCGCCTAAGGGGTCGGCGTCTTGGGGTCTTGTGCAACCAGGCGTCGATCGATCGCGACTACCGGCACCTGATCGACCTGCTCTTGCCGCTCCACCGGGCGGGCGAACTGTCGATTGTCGCCGTCTTTGGGCCGCAACACGGGCTCTTCGGGCATACCCAGGACAACATGATCGAGTGGGAGGGGGACACCGATCCCCGGACCGGCTTGACCATCCACAGTCTCTACGGAGAGCGGCGGAAGCCGACGAAAGAGATGCTCGAAGGGATCGACCTCTTCGTCGTCGATATCCCCGACATCGGTTCGCGCTACTATACGTTCGCCTGGACGATGGCGAACTGCATTGAAGCTTCCGCGGCGGTAGGTATTCCGGTGCTGGTGCTCGACCGCCCGAATCCGATCGGCGGACTGCAGGTCGAGGGCCTGATGCTGCGAAGTGGATTTGAGAGCTTCGTCGGCCTCTATCCGGTGCCGACGCGGCATGGGATGACGGCGGGCGAGGTCGCGACCTTCGTGCAACGCCGGCTTCGCCCCGAACCTACGTTGGAAGTCGTAAAGGCAACCGGGTGGACGCGAAGCGACTACCTCGAGGATGCGGATTTACCTTGGGCGATGCCGTCGCCGAATATGCCGACCGTCGACACCGCCGTTGTCTATCCAGGCGGCTGCCTTCTCGAAGGAACGAACCTAAGCGAGGGTCGAGGAACCACGCGTCCGTTCGAGATAGTGGGCGCCCCTTTCCTGAAGGGCTGGCCTTTGGCGGAGAGTTTGAACCGCTTGGCGCTGGGTGGAGTGCACTTTCGGCCGGTTCAATTCCAGCCGACTTTCAACAAGCACGCCGGACGGGAATGCGAGGGTGTATTTGTCCACGTTACCGACCGGCGTTCGTTTGAACCAGTCATCACCTACATCGCCTTACTTCAAGAGATCGTTCGGCAAACCGGTATGCACCGGCTCCCCGTCCATACCGAGACCGCCAAGAGCTTCGTTGCCGCTTCGCCGGAGTGCGATTTGCCCGGTTTTGCTTGGAAGTTGCCTCCCTACGAATATGAGTTCGATCGAATGCCGATCGACATCCTGGCGGGCGATACGTGGGTGCGGGAAGCGATCGAGGGATTGAGCCCGCTCAGCGAGATCCGGAGCCGGTGCTTGCACGAATGCGCCGAATTTGCGCCCGAGCGAAACTCGTGTCTGCTCTATTGA
- a CDS encoding prolyl oligopeptidase family serine peptidase → MIHALIGFTFRQAPIEIREGLVIGGVAAPGRVPVVQDAIVAKLVRGEPVLPTAGDSLTTPRGSTVLWKGAKAGSGGRFESPELGGSGYLFTSVDMPDDRTMILEASGHNLVYVNGVPRAGDPYGYGYLRLPVRLHKGANSLLFSVGRGWMRARLVPTTGPYRLETADLTLPDVIPSDTGNLMGGVVVMNASPSDATDLSISCSSAGKTVTTKLPRIPALSVRKVRFDFPASAKDLDLMLTKNGVPFHSAMVGIRRRTAGQTYKRTFISAIDGSVQYYAVNPSTKPDPSNALILSLHGASVEAIGQADAYSPKAWATLVAPTNRRPYGFDWEEWGRMDAMEVLGVAGARIPHDPKRVVVTGHSMGGHGTWSVGSLYPSRFGAVAPSAGWVSFWSYGGGWEPREATLPEAMLRRAMSPSDTLARITNLAAQKVYVLHGDADDNVPVGQARTMKRALANLGIEFGYHEEPGAGHWWGSQCVDYPELMATLEAARISDFATVDFTTPDPAVSANCGWITVLQQISPRMVSRVRGDTGGLTTENVRSIRFEQALPSLTLDGQKFSNLSAKAVLVKTGSNWAAGQVPATARHLGFSGPLKQAFRDRFVLVYGTSGSAEENEWSRNKARFEAESFYYRGNGSPEVVSDAEFLKGDYAGRNAAVYGNSTTNLAWAALLGKSPIRLGRGALNVGEKKISADGSAVAFLYPSERRLVAAIGGADLAGMRLTDRLPVFGSGTAFPDWMVLSPEAAEKGTKGILAAGFFGPDWGLASGEAAWRE, encoded by the coding sequence ATGATTCACGCGTTGATTGGGTTCACATTCCGGCAAGCCCCCATCGAGATACGGGAGGGGCTCGTAATTGGAGGGGTGGCGGCTCCGGGACGGGTGCCGGTGGTGCAGGATGCGATCGTGGCCAAACTCGTCCGAGGCGAACCCGTCTTGCCGACGGCGGGTGACTCCCTGACGACCCCGCGAGGGAGCACGGTGCTTTGGAAGGGAGCCAAGGCGGGTTCGGGTGGAAGATTCGAGAGTCCGGAACTAGGCGGCAGCGGGTATCTCTTCACCTCCGTCGACATGCCGGACGACCGGACCATGATCCTCGAGGCGAGTGGTCATAACCTCGTCTACGTGAACGGCGTGCCGCGAGCGGGAGACCCGTATGGCTACGGCTATCTTCGCCTCCCGGTGCGGCTCCATAAGGGGGCCAACTCGCTACTGTTCTCGGTTGGACGGGGTTGGATGCGGGCGAGGCTCGTGCCGACGACCGGTCCGTACCGCCTGGAAACCGCCGATCTGACGCTGCCGGATGTGATTCCGAGCGACACCGGGAATCTGATGGGCGGGGTGGTTGTGATGAACGCAAGCCCGTCGGACGCGACCGACCTGTCGATTTCGTGCTCCTCCGCGGGCAAGACGGTGACGACGAAGCTGCCTCGCATTCCCGCTCTCAGCGTCCGAAAGGTCCGCTTCGACTTTCCCGCCTCCGCCAAGGATCTGGACCTGATGCTCACCAAAAACGGGGTGCCGTTCCATAGCGCGATGGTTGGCATCCGGCGCCGAACCGCGGGGCAGACCTACAAACGCACTTTCATCAGCGCGATCGATGGAAGCGTTCAGTACTACGCGGTCAACCCGTCTACTAAGCCGGACCCTTCCAATGCTTTGATCCTTTCCCTCCATGGAGCTTCCGTGGAAGCTATTGGGCAGGCGGATGCTTACTCCCCCAAAGCTTGGGCAACTCTCGTCGCGCCAACGAATCGTAGACCCTATGGCTTCGACTGGGAAGAGTGGGGGCGGATGGACGCGATGGAGGTACTCGGGGTCGCCGGAGCTAGGATCCCCCACGACCCGAAACGTGTCGTGGTCACCGGGCACTCGATGGGGGGCCACGGAACGTGGTCGGTCGGTTCGCTCTACCCCAGCCGGTTCGGGGCGGTGGCCCCGAGTGCGGGATGGGTTTCGTTCTGGTCGTATGGCGGGGGGTGGGAGCCGCGAGAGGCCACTCTTCCGGAGGCGATGTTACGCCGGGCGATGTCGCCGAGCGACACGTTGGCGCGGATAACGAATCTCGCCGCTCAGAAGGTGTACGTCCTTCACGGCGACGCCGACGACAATGTGCCGGTAGGGCAGGCGCGGACGATGAAGCGGGCATTAGCCAATCTCGGCATCGAGTTCGGCTACCACGAAGAGCCGGGGGCGGGACACTGGTGGGGCTCTCAGTGCGTCGACTATCCGGAGTTAATGGCTACCTTGGAAGCCGCCAGAATCTCCGACTTTGCCACCGTCGACTTCACCACTCCCGATCCCGCGGTGTCGGCAAACTGCGGATGGATCACCGTGTTGCAGCAAATCTCCCCTCGCATGGTCAGCCGCGTGCGGGGCGACACGGGTGGGCTCACTACCGAGAACGTACGCTCGATCCGTTTTGAGCAAGCGCTTCCTTCGCTTACGCTGGACGGACAGAAGTTTTCCAACCTAAGCGCCAAGGCGGTTCTGGTAAAAACCGGCTCCAACTGGGCAGCCGGGCAAGTCCCTGCGACCGCCCGTCACCTCGGGTTCAGCGGACCGCTGAAGCAGGCGTTCCGCGACCGGTTCGTGTTGGTCTACGGCACATCTGGATCTGCCGAAGAAAACGAGTGGTCGCGCAATAAGGCAAGGTTTGAAGCGGAGAGCTTCTACTATCGAGGGAACGGCTCTCCCGAGGTGGTCTCCGACGCCGAGTTCCTAAAGGGAGACTATGCGGGCCGAAACGCGGCGGTTTACGGCAACTCGACGACGAATCTCGCGTGGGCGGCGCTGTTGGGCAAGTCGCCGATCCGGCTGGGGCGGGGCGCTCTAAACGTTGGAGAGAAAAAGATCTCTGCCGACGGTTCGGCCGTTGCGTTTCTCTATCCGTCCGAGCGGCGGCTCGTCGCCGCCATCGGAGGCGCGGACCTCGCCGGCATGCGCCTTACCGACCGCTTGCCGGTCTTCGGGAGCGGCACCGCCTTCCCCGATTGGATGGTCTTAAGCCCAGAAGCCGCCGAGAAAGGCACCAAGGGAATCCTCGCCGCCGGCTTCTTCGGCCCCGACTGGGGTCTAGCCAGCGGAGAAGCTGCCTGGCGCGAATAA